A genomic region of Campylobacter corcagiensis contains the following coding sequences:
- the pstB gene encoding phosphate ABC transporter ATP-binding protein PstB: MATITKIEDRQALEIKDFSFWYNGSSKANLNKVNLPIAENKVTALIGPSGCGKSTLLRSINRIHDLYPGNRYEGEILFNGQNILDPKVDLIDLRIKIGMIFQQPTAFPMSIKDNVEYGLKLQGIKDKAKLNEIVERSLRGANIWEEVKDRLNDDAGGLSGGQRQRLCIARAIAVQPDILLFDEPTSALDPISTVAIEELINTLKKDYTIVIVTHNMQQATRISDYTAFMYLGDLVEFGETKQIFEAPREKLLQEYVGGKFG; encoded by the coding sequence ATGGCAACTATAACTAAGATAGAAGATAGACAAGCTTTAGAGATAAAAGACTTTTCATTTTGGTATAATGGAAGTTCTAAGGCAAATTTAAATAAAGTAAATTTACCAATTGCTGAGAACAAAGTCACAGCACTTATTGGACCATCAGGTTGTGGTAAATCAACTCTTCTTAGATCGATAAATAGAATTCACGACCTTTATCCTGGAAATAGATATGAGGGTGAGATTTTATTTAATGGGCAAAACATTCTCGATCCAAAGGTTGATTTAATTGATTTAAGAATAAAAATAGGTATGATTTTTCAACAACCTACGGCTTTTCCAATGAGCATTAAAGATAATGTCGAGTATGGCTTAAAGCTTCAGGGTATTAAAGATAAAGCAAAGCTTAATGAAATAGTTGAGAGATCTTTAAGGGGTGCAAATATTTGGGAAGAGGTCAAAGATAGACTAAATGATGATGCTGGTGGTTTATCAGGCGGACAAAGACAAAGACTTTGTATCGCTAGGGCTATTGCAGTTCAGCCTGATATTTTGCTATTTGATGAGCCAACTTCAGCACTTGATCCAATATCAACAGTAGCTATTGAAGAGCTTATTAATACTTTAAAAAAGGATTATACTATCGTAATAGTTACTCACAATATGCAACAAGCTACAAGAATAAGTGATTATACAGCTTTTATGTATCTAGGTGATTTGGTTGAATTTGGTGAGACAAAGCAGATTTTTGAAGCACCAAGAGAGAAGCTTTTACAAGAGTATGTTGGTGGTAAATTTGGGTGA
- a CDS encoding nucleotidyltransferase domain-containing protein, translating to MRSKLPKDIEDELIATLMNIKPMEIWIFGSYVFGSPTKSSDVDVFVVKKKFKKNTHKKIVDLRNDLNEFARKYDIEVDLFVDTRENINQKLLMKDVFYTSAFSNAIRVYTKEEKEDAKPEISKFEAFKRLMMDLFRG from the coding sequence ATGAGAAGTAAGTTACCAAAAGATATTGAAGATGAACTAATAGCTACCCTGATGAATATAAAGCCAATGGAAATTTGGATATTTGGTAGCTATGTTTTTGGAAGTCCAACAAAAAGTAGCGATGTTGATGTATTTGTTGTCAAAAAGAAATTTAAAAAAAATACGCATAAAAAGATAGTTGATCTTAGAAATGATCTTAATGAATTTGCGCGCAAGTACGATATAGAAGTCGATCTTTTTGTTGACACTAGGGAAAATATAAATCAAAAACTTTTGATGAAAGATGTTTTTTATACTTCTGCTTTTTCAAATGCAATTAGAGTCTATACTAAAGAAGAAAAAGAAGATGCAAAGCCTGAGATAAGTAAATTTGAGGCTTTTAAAAGACTTATGATGGATCTATTTAGGGGATAG